The following are encoded together in the Limanda limanda chromosome 12, fLimLim1.1, whole genome shotgun sequence genome:
- the gjb3 gene encoding gap junction protein beta 3 encodes MDWKNFQALLSGVNKYSTAFGRIWLSVVFVFRVMVYVVAAERVWGDEQKDFDCNTKQPGCSNTCYDHFFPISHIRLWALQLIFVTCPSFMVVMHVAYREDRDRKHQAKYHDNVKKYSNPGKKHGGLWWTYLVSLVVKTAIEVAFLYILHWIYDSFYLPRLVKCEVWPCPNQVDCYIGHPTEKKVFTYFMVGASALCIVLNICEMVYLICKRIASCTKKIKRRSRSIPVPHEDFNDDPFNNCSQPMSRADKKDNPPSFKTAIRSSHIPNMLKLEDKMRASAPDLSIAS; translated from the coding sequence ATGGACTGGAAGAACTTCCAAGCCCTCCTCAGTGGGGTGAACAAATACTCCACAGCTTTCGGGAGAATATGGCTGTCTGTGGTGTTCGTGTTCAGGGTGATGGTATATGTGGTGGCGGCGGAGCGAGTGTGGGGCGACGAGCAGAAAGACTTTGACTGCAACACCAAGCAGCCCGGCTGCTCCAACACCTGCTACGACCACTTCTTCCCCATCTCCCACATCCGCCTGTGGGCCCTGCAGCTCATCTTCGTCACGTGCCCCTCCTTCATGGTGGTCATGCATGTGGCCTACCGCGAAGACCGCGATCGCAAGCACCAGGCCAAGTACCACGATAACGTCAAGAAGTACTCCAACCCGGGTAAAAAACACGGTGGCTTGTGGTGGACTTACCTTGTTAGCCTAGTTGTGAAAACGGCCATCGAGGTCGCCTTCCTCTACATCCTCCACTGGATCTACGACAGCTTCTACCTGCCAAGGCTAGTCAAGTGCGAGGTCTGGCCCTGCCCCAACCAGGTGGACTGCTACATCGGCCACCCCACGGAGAAGAAGGTCTTTACCTACTTCATGGTCGGCGCCTCGGCCCTCTGTATCGTCCTGAACATCTGCGAGATGGTCTACCTCATTTGCAAGCGCATCGCTTCGTGCACGAAGAAGATCAAGAGACGCAGCCGCAGCATACCCGTGCCACATGAGGACTTCAACGACGACCCCTTCAACAACTGCAGCCAGCCGATGTCGAGGGCGGACAAGAAGGACAACCCTCCGTCCTTCAAGACTGCGATCAGGTCTTCGCACATACCTAACATGTTAAAACTTGAAGATAAGATGCGGGCGTCTGCTCCCGACCTGTCCATCGCTTCTTAA
- the LOC133015765 gene encoding gap junction beta-4 protein-like, with translation MNWAFLHSLLSGVNKYSTAFGRVWLSIVFIFRVMVFVVAAEKVWGDEQKDFKCNTLQPGCHNVCYDHFFPVSHVRLWALQLIFVTCPSMLVVMHVAYREDRERKNKLRYGENCRRLYMNTGKKRGGLWWTYVLTLVFKIGVDLTFVYLVYHIYEGYDFPLLIKCQQKPCPNVVDCFISRPTEKKIFTLFMVVSSLVCIVLSIIEIVYLIGKRLRECVTKIHHSRHVTADNMSSGSTLMDPSTLQLGKDKTPVTPAPSYRVAIS, from the coding sequence ATGAACTGGGCATTCCTCCATAGCCTCCTCAGTGGAGTGAACAAGTACTCCACCGCCTTCGGGCGAGTCTGGCTCTCCATCGTCTTCATTTTCCGGGTCATGGTGTTCGTGGTGGCGGCGGAGAAGGTGTGGGGCGACGAGCAGAAGGACTTCAAGTGCAACACGCTCCAGCCCGGCTGCCACAACGTCTGCTACGACCACTTCTTCCCCGTCTCCCACGTCCGGCTGTGGGCGCTGCAGCTCATCTTCGTCACCTGCCCCTCGATGCTGGTGGTGATGCACGTCGCctacagggaggacagggaacGCAAGAACAAGCTCCGGTACGGCGAGAACTGCCGACGCCTCTACATGAACACCGGCAAGAAGCGTGGTGGCCTGTGGTGGACCTACGTCCTCACCTTAGTCTTCAAAATCGGCGTGGACCTCACCTTCGTCTACCTCGTCTATCACATCTACGAGGGCTACGACTTCCCATTGCTGATCAAGTGCCAGCAGAAGCCGTGTCCCAACGTGGTGGACTGCTTCATCTCCCGGCCCACAGAGAAGAAGATCTTCACCCTCTTCATGGTGGTCAGCAGCCTGGTCTGCATCGTGCTCTCCATTATTGAAATCGTCTACCTGATCGGCAAACGCTTACGTGAATGTGTCACCAAGATCCATCACTCTCGCCATGTCACGGCCGACAACATGTCCAGCGGTAGCACCTTGATGGACCCGAGCACTCTACAATTGGGAAAGGACAAGACCCCAGTAACCCCGGCCCCCTCATACAGAGTGGCCATATCTTGA
- the ppie gene encoding peptidyl-prolyl cis-trans isomerase E has product MASTKRVLYVGGLAEEVDEKVLHAAFIPFGDITDIQIPLDYETEKHRGFAFIEFEMAEDAAAAIDNMNESELFGRTVRVNIAKPMRIKEGSSRPVWSDDDWLKKFSGKTAEEADAEAAGGETTTTATQEAEPPAKKGRVNPQVFMDIKIGNKMAGRLRFLLRADIVPMTADNFRCLCTHDKGFGFKGSSFHRIIPQFMCQGGDFTNHNGTGGKSIYGRKFDDENFILKHTEPGQLSMANSGTNTNGSQFFITTDKTDWLDDKHVVFGELVEGMDVLRAMEAQGNKDGKPKQKVIISDCGELV; this is encoded by the exons ATGGCGTCTACCAAACGAGTGCTGTATGTCG gtggTCTGGCGGAGGAGGTGGACGAGAAGGTTTTACACGCAGCGTTCATCCCGTTCGGAGACATCACAGACATCCAGATTCCGTTAGACTATGAAACAG AGAAGCACCGAGGATTTGCCTTCATTGAGTTTGAAATGGCTGAG GATGCAGCCGCAGCGATTGATAACATG AACGAGTCTGAGCTTTTCGGTCGCACTGTCCGAGTCAACATCGCCAAACCCATGAGAATCAAAGAAGGTTCCTCTCGACCAG TGTGGTCGGACGACGACTGGCTGAAGAAGTTCTCGGGAAAGACCGCGGAGGAGGCTGATGCTGAGGCAGCGGGTGGAGAAACAACCACCACGGCGACACAGGAG gcTGAGCCTCCTGCTAAAAAGGGCAGAGTTAATCCTCAGGTCTTTATGGACATCAAAATCGGCAACAAGATGGCAGGGAGACTACGCTTCCTCCTGAGGGCGGACATCGTTCCCATGACAGCAG ATAACTTCCGCTGCCTGTGCACACATGACAAAGGCTTTGGCTTCAAGGGCAGCAGCTTCCACCGCATCATCCCTCAGTTCATGTGCCAAGGAGGCGACTTCACCAACCACAACGGCACCGGTGGCAAGTCCATCTACGGCCGCAAGTTTGACGACGAAAACTTTATCCTGAAACACACTGAACCAG GGCAGCTCTCCATGGCCAACTCGGGCACCAACACCAACGGCTCTCAGTTCTTCATCACCACTGACAAGACCGACTGGCTGGATGACAAACACGTGGTGTTCGGCGAGCTGGTGGAGGGGATGGACGTGCTCCGTGCGATGGAG gcTCAGGGGAACAAAGATGGGAAGCCGAAGCAGAAAGTGATCATCTCGGACTGTGGAGAACTAGTGTGA